CGCCCGCCGGTTATCACTATTATGGGGCATGTTGACCATGGTAAAACTACTTTATTAGACTATATTCACAATAGCAAAATTGCGCAAAGCGAATCAAGTGGTATTACTCAACACGTTGGAGCATATCAAGTTAAAAGTTCAAAAGGCGATATTACATTTATTGATACTCCAGGGCACGAAATCTTCACACAAATGCGTTCAAGAGGTGCTCAAATTACTGACATCGTAATTTTAGTAGTTGCCGCCGATGATGGTGTTATGCCTCAAACAAAAGAAGCGATTCAACACTCAAAAGCTGCTAATGCGCCGATAATTGTTTTCGTTAATAAAATGGATAAAGCTGTTAAAGACACTGAACGTGTTAAGCGCGAGTTGGCGGAAAACGATGTTATTGTTGAAGAATACGGAGGTGATGTTCCAATAATTTATGGTTCAGCCAAAACTGGAGAGGGAATTGACTTATTATTAGACACCATTATCGCTTTAGCTGACCTAATGGAACTAAAAGCTAATCCAAGTCGCTATCCTGCCGGAATCGTCCTTGAATCACGCTCGGATAAAGGCGTGGGTACAGTTTCAACCTTAATTATCACAAACGGAACTTTATTTAAAGGTGATTTTATGGTTGCTGGTTCAAGTTATGGGCGCATTAAAGCCCTTAAAGACACTGCTGGCAACAATATCGAAAGTGCCACACCCGGCACACCCGTAGTTGTTTCAGGACTAAACACAGCCCCACTTGCTGGTGATCGTTTTATCTCGTTTGAAGACGAAAAATACGCCAAAAAAATTGCTCTCGAAAAACAACAAATGGATAAGAAACAAGACCTATTCAATCGAAGCCAAAACACAAACGATGAGGACGGCAAAAAAATTCTAAATGTCATCATCCGTTCAGACGTTCAAGGTACTGCTGAGGCTTTAAAAGCAAGTATTGATGGCATGAATAACAATGAAGCTATTATTAAAGTTATCGGTGCGCAATCAGGACAGGTAACTAACTTTGACCTTCTTCTTGCTCAAACCTCAAACACTATAATTGTTACATTCCGTATCAAACCCAGCCCAAACATTAAACAAAACGCTAAGCAATCAGGCATCAAAATTGTTTACTATGATGTCGTATATTCAGTTATCGAAGATATGCAAGCTTGATTAGATGGTGAAAAAGCTGTTATTTACGAAGAGAAAAAAATCGGTTCTGGTCATGTTGTCAAAACATTTTTCTTCTCGAAAGTTGGAACAATTGCCGGCGTTATGTTAGATGAAGGTGTTGTCAAAGCGGGATGTAAAGTAAAAATTATTCGAAACCGTAAATTAATTTATGAGGGTGTTATTGACTCTTTAAAACGTGATGTTAATGATGTTAAAGAAGTTGAAAAAGGTAAAGATTTTGGTATGACCATTAAAAAATACAACGACTTTAAAGAAGATGATATTATCGAATTCTTTGAAGATGTTGCAGTAACAATTTAGTTTGGAGAAGCAAATGCAACTTGAAAAATATATTCGTGATATTAAAAATTTTCCTAAACCGGGCATCTTATTTAAGGATATTTCCCCATTGTTGGCTAATGGTGAAGCATTAAGTTATACGATTGACCAAATGGCTCTTTTAGCCAAGGATTGTGATGTCATAGTCGGCCCTGATGCTCGAGGTTTCTTATTCGGTACTCCTACCGCCGCTAAATTAAAAAAGCCCTTTATTATGGTACGCAAACCAGGTAAACTTCCTGGTAAGGTTATTAGTAAAAACTACGACTTAGAATACGGAAACAATGTTTTACAAATCCAGGACGGATTTATCAAACCTGGTCAAACCGTGGCTATTATTGACGATGTCTTAGCTACCGGTGGCACAACAAAAGCAATTGTTACACTCCTTGAAGAACAAGGCGCCATAGTTAAACGTATTATTTTACTTTTAGAACTTTCAGAACTTAACGGTCGTTCTAAATTTGCTAACACAAACATCGAGATTTCATCTCTTATTAGAGTTTAAATAACAAGTGTTTATACTCACTTTTAACATTAATTAAAACAAGCTCAACTAATAGCGAGCTTGTTTTATTCATTTATTTAGGGTCATTAGCATCCAAAATTAAATCATAGCTAATTGGGCAATGGTCAGAAACGCCATCGTATACGTATTGTCATTCATTATTGTAATAACTATTTGATTTACTATTAAAGTAAGTTACTCAGTCATTAATAGAATTAATAGAAGAATATTGGAAAATATTAGGATTTTTTACCAAATCGTATAAGTGAAATACTTGCGGGTTAGTAAATTTTAGATTCGAGCTATGGATTATTTTGTCATAAGGTTGTGAATACTTATCCATATTTTTTCCTAATGATGTATTGTCTTTTTGTTCATTTAAGACCATTTTAGCATTTTCGTAACTACCCACTCAGCCAAAAGCTCTATTTTCATTACCCTTTTTAATATTTGTATCACCTTGAAAAATTAAATCATCATCACCGCCGTTAATTGTTTTCATTCAATCAAAAACATTTTTTATATTTCATGCTTCATTAAATTCAAAAGAACCATTTCCTTTTCTCATAGATTTTTCACCTTTGTCTTTTTTAACCCCTGGACCATCAAAATGAGAAATAGCGTATGTAAAGTTTACATTTTCATAGCCACTAACTTTTGATCCGAATTTAGCAATAAATGGTGCTTTTCTTTCTTTATTTTCTGTTCCACCAAATTTAAGTTCAAATTTATCTCCATTATAAAAGGTATAGTATTTGTTATTGTTTAAAATTAAAGGAGAAATAATATTATCTTTATATAAAAAAGCTGCTTTTTTATCCGCAGAACCTTTTGGATAATCATCGGAAATAAGCGATTTTCAAATATTATTCTCATTCGGGCGATTCTTTTTTTCTAATTCATTTAGTTTTTTAACTAATTCATTCGGGACATTAGGACCATCTAATTCAGTTAAACCAACCAGATCGTACTCATTCGCAAAAATCACTGACGCTACAGCTTCAGCCTTAACCGGATTTTTAGATAATGTTTTATCTCCATAGTTTTTAACATTCCATGACGCAATTCTAACGTGTTTTTTGTTTGTATTTTGATTTATTTTTTTTGTTTGCCCGGAATCGGGTTGATGTGGATTAACATTTTCTCCACTATCTGAAGGATTTTTTGGTTCTACCGGTTCATCTTTTCGATCATTCTCAGGCTCAACATTTTCATTACCGTCAACTTCATTATCGCCGGGCATGTAATCTTTATCATCTGGATCGTCGTCATCTAAACCATCCTGTTCAGGATTGGGTTGTACCCTTGGTTTCTTATTTTTTTCTCTTTTTATATTTCTTTTAGGAGGAGTGTCCTGCCCTTCATTATTTTTGTCTTTTTCAACAATTACATTTGTAGATTCTATTCTTAATTGTCTAACAACCTCAAATTCATTTAGAGCAATTTTAAATTTTAATGATAAAGATTTATCATCATTTATAACTTTGTGAATTATCTCTAATCGATATCCTTTTGTTAATTCTTTACCACTATCAAATAATTTAAATTTATTTAACTCTGAATCAATGTTTTTAAAGTTAACTTTTTCGTTATCCGCTAGCTTAACTTCTAGACCTTTTTGTTGCACGTAATGTTGGGTGCAAGAAGCAACGACAACACTTCCAAAAGGTATTCCGAAAGCTAAAAAACCTAATTTTCTTTTTATACTCATAATTTAATTCTACTCTAATTAAATATATACTTAAACATAGACTATTAATATGTAATTTAGCACTATGGAATTGTTTTTATATATTATCTAATTTATACAAAATAAAAAACATATATTAGGGTTAAAACTAAATATATGTTTTTAAATTATTAAGATGTAAATTTAATTGTTGTTGTAATAACTTCTGAAAGAGTGCCGGCAGGAGTTTTTAATGGGGTTTTAAATTTAAGAGTGATTGTTTTTTCGGTGTCGTTGAATTCTGTGTCGAAAAATTGTTTATTCCTATTGGGTTTATTTGCAGTTTCTGAAGCTGAATAAATAAGCCCTTTATACTTATGTTTTTCAAATATTGTCTTTAGTTTGTCAGGTAACTTTATATTATTTATTCGTTTAGATTTAGTTTTATTTTTTCCAGTCGCAACAGAATTGCCATTTTTAGGCTCTATTATAAAAAGATGGTCACCATTCCTTAATTGTTCTTTTAATTGTTTGTATGTTACGCCATCACCAATGATCAAAAAAGTATTTTCATCTGCTTGTTGTTTAATTTCTGGCTCTAAATAATCAACATTCAGTCTATTTTCCTGTTTACTTGTGGTGTCATCACCGTCCATAATTTTTTTGTCAGATTGATTTTTGGGTATTGAACCATCAGAATTATTAGGTTTTTCTTGATGATTTTCCTCACCTTTTGTATTGTTCATTTCGCTATTGCCAGAATTTTGATTTGTTTTCATTTCATTATCTTGTTCTTTTTGATTATCTAATTTATTATTCTTTGCGATATTTTCTGACTGTGCTTCATCACTTTTAGGATTCGCTTTTTCAGGTTCAGGAAGAGCATTATCGTTTCTATTTTCTTTTCTAGTTGAATTAGAGATATTTTTATCATCTTTTAAGTTAGGTGCAGGTAACACTTCTTCTAATGGCATTGAAATTTGTTGCTGAAATTTATCAGAAAAACCTTCATTATTTTCTTTAACAAGTTTATAAACTAAAAGTATTTTTTTCTCACGTTCATTATATTCAATAAAAATACCTAATTTTTTGTCATCATTCCCAGGTACAATAGTTCTTTTTTGTTCAGTGTGTGTTAAAACATTATTATCATTAGAAAGTTCTTCTATTAATGTTAGTCCGTGTGATTCTTTTTTTAATTGACCTCACGAAAAAGAGATTTTAATTTTACCCCTACTGTTCTCAATTTTTAACATGGGATTGCTTGTATTTTTTGCCGCCTTTATTAAATTTTCAAAATCAGCTTTTTTGCCACTAAATTGAAATATTTGACCTTTTTTCTCTGTGGCTACTTGGAAAAGATGCTCGTTTTTGTATTTTTCGGTAGGCGCACTCTCCACTTTTTCAGTTTTCCCTCCTGCATTGCCATTGTTAGGAGTAGGAGTATCTTGTTGAGCTTGATTGCTATTTTTATCTGGTGCGTTATTTTCTTCTGATGATTTAAATTTGTAAATTAATTCTTCAAAAAGATCAGGTGATACAGTTTTATCATTATTTACTAATCTAAAAGATAAGTATATTCCATCTTTTTCTTTAACTATAACTTCTAAACCATATTGATTTGAGTTTACTTTACCCCCTTCTTTTATAGAACCAGCAGCTAATGTAATTTCATTTTTATCTACTCTATTTGTGAATGCTATTTTCTCAACATCTTTATTTAAAGTTAAACCTGTTTGACTATTATCGTTTGAAAATACAACATTTATTTTTCCTGTGTATTTTTTTGTATTTCCATCATATTCGTGTTTAATCTTAACTCTATTATTTTTTTGTTTAGAAATACTTTGAAGCTTGTTGATATTTTCTTGCTTACCATCGAAAGTAAAAAGTTTTTTTCCACTTTTTAAGTAATCGTATAGTTCTTTTGATCTAAGTTTTGATACATCGGCAGAATCGCTGGTTGAATTGTCACTGCCAGTGAATTTATCTGGAGAATCAGATGGATTTTGAGGTTTAGTCTCGGGATTTTTATCTGCGTCAGGGCTTGCAGGATTATTAGGTTCAGGTTCACTTGGGGGAATCACTTTGGGCTTTTCAGATAAATCTGATGTTGTTTTAAATCCTTCGACTGTCTTTTGCATATCCGCTAAAACAACATTTCCTGATTTATCTTTAATATCTAGCGCGACTAATACTGTGCCTGGTTTATTATTTACTAGTGCTACATTTTTTATCTCTGCTGTGTAATTTTTGTCACTAGATGTTACCTGAATATCGCTAGAATTCACGTCTTTTACATCCTTAGTTAAAGAACCATCTTTTGCACTTAGCGAAATAATATTTTCATAATTAATTTCTTTATTTTTACAAGCAATTACAGTTAGTGGAATTGATGCCACAGATGTAAGTGCTAAAGATAGGAAACTTAGTTTTCTCTTCTTCATTTTTCACCTTTTCTTATTTTTTGCTGTCTTAAATTTTTATTTATATGTATTTTATCATTTTGAATTCTGGCACTAATAACCCTAAATAATAAATAGGTAAAATTTTCAATATAATTCGCACAATTTGTGTATAAGTTACTCATTTGTAGCATAATTTCACTGAAAAAAAGTGGAAACTTAATTCCACTTTTAATTAATAAGTCTAAAATGAAATTCTTTTTCAACGAATAATTGTTGAATTTAATTCATATTCCATCATTTTATTTAAGCCCTGGTTTTTATCAATTTTTTTAACAGAGTAAAAATCTAGTTCTGAGTTCATGATAACTTCTTTATTTAATGTAGTTAGAGACTTACAAAAAAATGCATCTTTTTCACCGGCAATTAATTTTTGTTTAATAGCGCCTTTAAGTTGCGAGATATTTGCATAAATATTTTCAATACTTCCAAAAGTATTAATTAGCTTTTTAGCGCCAATCGACCCAATCCCATTAACCCCTTTAATATTGTCAGAAGAATCGCCAGCAAGACCTTTATAGTCCGGAATCTGCGAAGGTAAAATACCATGATAGTTTTCAAAATTATAAATATTATATGTATCAAAAAATCCTTCTTTTGATTTAAATATAACTTCCGTATTGGCATCAACAAGTTGTAATAAATCTTGGTCTTTTGAATAAATATAATTATTAGCAGTGCTATTTTTGCATAAAGTTGCTATTAAGTCGTCAGCTTCATCACCTTCTTGCTCAAACCATTTTATGTTTCAAGAACTCAAAATATCTTTAATGATTGCAAATTGCTCAAAGATTATAGTTGGAGCTTTTGACCGGCCGGCTTTATAGTCTTCATATTGTTCGTGCCGCTTGGTTTTTCCGTGTGCATCAAAAGCAATAAATAAATAATCAGGATTGATATACTTAATTAGTTTATGTAAAGTCATCATAAATACATGAACCCCATTTGTGCTACGGCCTTGACTATCTGTCATCAACTGTATATTTGGCATATATGAGGCATAAAATGATTGAAACATCAAAAAATTACCATCTACTAAAAGAAATTTTTTATTCATATCTCTCCTACTTATTTATAAATTTATAATCGACTAATTTGATAGATCTTTGCGTTCTTTTTAAAGCAGCTTCAAAAACCTCTCCTACACGAATTGGTGAATATTTATCCATTTCGCTATCTTTAGGAAATACAGTTATCTGCCCACTACTATCCACTAATTCCATAACAAAATACGATTTCCCTCGAAGTATTTTACGAGCCCCTAGTTGCACAGGAACGTATACAGTCTGCCCAACAGGTATATTATTTAACTTATAGACATAATCTTGTTCGTATGGTGATGTTAAAAACGCATTGTATATCGAGCCCAATAGTTGAGCTTCACTTTGAGCTTCATAATTAATATCACGCGACACTTCGTCGTGTTGTAATGTTAGATAACCCATCGAATTCAGTTTTTGCCGTGCTGATTGCCAATCTAAATTGGAAACTAATTTATAACAATCTTGTAACGTTTTAAAAGCATTCTCAATAAATTTAATATGGCCAAAATTACGAAAAACATTCGCTTTTATCAGTGTTATTAGTGCAGAATCGCCCAGTCCAGCAAATTTTAATTGTAATAAAGTGTCATTTAAATTTGCACCAAAATCACTGTTTTCTTCTTTGCATTTAATTATTTTATTTACACCTTCACTTCCAAAACCTTTGATTAAGTCAAAAGGCAAATACATAGAGTTATTCTTAACAATGCATTGTGAACTTGAATGAATAATTTCTGGAGAAAATACATTAATATTTAATCTACGCATTTCAGACACATAATCAGAAATTTTCTTTTGGTCGCCACGCATATTTGTAATTAATGCGCTGTAAAAATGCATAGGGAAATAGGTTTTATAATAAGCCATTTTCATTGTTAAAAATGCATAGGAAACAGCGTGTGATTTGTTAAAACCATATTGTGCAAAACGTTCAATATTACTGAAAACCAACTGAATTTGAGACTGATTCAGTCCATTTTTTAAAGCACCACGATAAAATTCATCTTTATATTTTTTAATTTCGTCTTCGTTTTTTTTGCTTATTGCGCGGCGCAAAAAATCGGCGTTAGCAAAACTCATTCCCGCAACTTGTTGAGCTATTTGCATAATTTGTTCTTGATAAACCATAATTCCATAAGTAGATTCTAAAATAGCATCGTACTTGGGGTGTATTTTTTGAATATTCTCCGGATTTTCTTTATTTTCAGCATAATTAGAGATATAACGTTCTGGCCCTGGTCTAAATAATGAAATAATCGCATACAAATCGTGAAAAGTATTGATTTTGACTTTTGAAATAGTTTTTTTCATACCGTCAGATTCAAGTTGAAATATACCTTGTGTTAAACCGTGATTTAAACGTTCAAATGTTTTTGGATCATTTAATAATTTTTTATAAGGATCATTAGCAAGGATATTTTCAAAATGGTATTTCGTAGGTAAATCTTGTTCAATATACTGTAATTCAGTTAAAGTTTTTAAGCCAAGAAGGTCGATTTTTAGCATCCCGAAAGACTCAATGTACTCCATAGTTAATTGAGTTTGTTGTGTTCCAATATTACTTTGCGAGACTGGGCTGTATTTTGAAATGTTGTCCTGTGAAATAATAATTCCAGCAGGGTGATAGCCAACTTGGCGTGGCAAACCTTCGATTTTTAGTGCATGGTGCAGTAAAAGTGGGTATTTTTCAATCAATAATTGGAATTTTAGATTAGTTTTTAATGCTTCGTCAAGGGTTTTGCATTCACCAATTGCAGCCGAAATTTGATTAAGCTCCACTAAGCTAATGCCTAAAATTCGCCCTGTATCTCTAATTGCTGTCTTAGCTAATATTTTTTGAAAAGTAGTTATTAAAGCCGTTTTTTGATAACCATACTTATTCACTACATAATCAAAAACTTCACCACGCCGATCATCTTGGATATCAATATCTATATCTGGCCAGGATACTCTTTCAGGATTTAAAAAACGTTCAAATAATAAATCATATTTAAGGGGGTTAATAGTTGTAATGTTTAATAAATAAGCAATTAAAGAACCCGCTCCACTACCACGACCCGGACCAACGGAGATGTTTCGTTCTTTTGCTCATTGAACCAAATCCTGAATTATCAAAAAATAGTCAATAAAACCTAGCTTTTTAATTGTGTCAAACTCCATTTTTAAGCGTGAGTATCAAACGTCCTTATCCTTGGGTAACTCGTTAAAAACACGTTTAATACCTTTATGAATAAGTTTTAAAAAAAGTTTTTCATTAGTTTTAGAATCATTATCATTGAATATTGCTAAATTAAGTTTCTTAGGTGGAAGTTCAAAATTACACTGCTCAATAATATTGTGAATTCTGTCAATTAATACTGAATTTATACTCAAATCATCAAAATAATTATGCGTCTGAGTAGTTGTAGGATGGTCGCCTAATTTCTGTAAAATGTTGAGTGTTTCATTGTCTTCGACATTCATAATTTTATTTTCTCGCAAATAAATTGCGTTGTGAATTGTGGCATCTTCAGAGTGCACAAAATAATTCGACCCCGCGATGTAGCCGTTGTATCCCGTCAATGCAAAATAACCTTTAGTTGGATGGTCTAAGACAAATATGTTAGGATCGTTGATTTGCTCAGGTTCAATTTCATTGCCCTGAGATTTTTGCAAAATTAACTCGTTGATTTTAACAAAGCCAGCGTGATTTTTAGCGAGCAGAATAAACCGGTACATTCCCACACCAAGATCAACGCCAACAATTGGTTTAATATTAACTTTTTGACAACTTTCTAAAAAC
The Mycoplasmopsis californica genome window above contains:
- the infB gene encoding translation initiation factor IF-2 encodes the protein MSKKNRLSNQKDVESQLKNIKTEVKNGVFIFTNSMPLGEFATKIGLNANDLIKRFMMRGKMYQINHMLEEEEIAEVCLENGLDFKKEQNIDASNFLNRVEFNDDESMLVKRPPVITIMGHVDHGKTTLLDYIHNSKIAQSESSGITQHVGAYQVKSSKGDITFIDTPGHEIFTQMRSRGAQITDIVILVVAADDGVMPQTKEAIQHSKAANAPIIVFVNKMDKAVKDTERVKRELAENDVIVEEYGGDVPIIYGSAKTGEGIDLLLDTIIALADLMELKANPSRYPAGIVLESRSDKGVGTVSTLIITNGTLFKGDFMVAGSSYGRIKALKDTAGNNIESATPGTPVVVSGLNTAPLAGDRFISFEDEKYAKKIALEKQQMDKKQDLFNRSQNTNDEDGKKILNVIIRSDVQGTAEALKASIDGMNNNEAIIKVIGAQSGQVTNFDLLLAQTSNTIIVTFRIKPSPNIKQNAKQSGIKIVYYDVVYSVIEDMQAWLDGEKAVIYEEKKIGSGHVVKTFFFSKVGTIAGVMLDEGVVKAGCKVKIIRNRKLIYEGVIDSLKRDVNDVKEVEKGKDFGMTIKKYNDFKEDDIIEFFEDVAVTI
- a CDS encoding adenine phosphoribosyltransferase, producing MQLEKYIRDIKNFPKPGILFKDISPLLANGEALSYTIDQMALLAKDCDVIVGPDARGFLFGTPTAAKLKKPFIMVRKPGKLPGKVISKNYDLEYGNNVLQIQDGFIKPGQTVAIIDDVLATGGTTKAIVTLLEEQGAIVKRIILLLELSELNGRSKFANTNIEISSLIRV
- a CDS encoding MnuA family membrane nuclease, encoding MSIKRKLGFLAFGIPFGSVVVASCTQHYVQQKGLEVKLADNEKVNFKNIDSELNKFKLFDSGKELTKGYRLEIIHKVINDDKSLSLKFKIALNEFEVVRQLRIESTNVIVEKDKNNEGQDTPPKRNIKREKNKKPRVQPNPEQDGLDDDDPDDKDYMPGDNEVDGNENVEPENDRKDEPVEPKNPSDSGENVNPHQPDSGQTKKINQNTNKKHVRIASWNVKNYGDKTLSKNPVKAEAVASVIFANEYDLVGLTELDGPNVPNELVKKLNELEKKNRPNENNIWKSLISDDYPKGSADKKAAFLYKDNIISPLILNNNKYYTFYNGDKFELKFGGTENKERKAPFIAKFGSKVSGYENVNFTYAISHFDGPGVKKDKGEKSMRKGNGSFEFNEAWNIKNVFDWMKTINGGDDDLIFQGDTNIKKGNENRAFGWVGSYENAKMVLNEQKDNTSLGKNMDKYSQPYDKIIHSSNLKFTNPQVFHLYDLVKNPNIFQYSSINSINDWVTYFNSKSNSYYNNEWQYVYDGVSDHCPISYDLILDANDPK
- a CDS encoding 5'-3' exonuclease; the encoded protein is MNKKFLLVDGNFLMFQSFYASYMPNIQLMTDSQGRSTNGVHVFMMTLHKLIKYINPDYLFIAFDAHGKTKRHEQYEDYKAGRSKAPTIIFEQFAIIKDILSSWNIKWFEQEGDEADDLIATLCKNSTANNYIYSKDQDLLQLVDANTEVIFKSKEGFFDTYNIYNFENYHGILPSQIPDYKGLAGDSSDNIKGVNGIGSIGAKKLINTFGSIENIYANISQLKGAIKQKLIAGEKDAFFCKSLTTLNKEVIMNSELDFYSVKKIDKNQGLNKMMEYELNSTIIRWKRISF
- the dnaE gene encoding DNA polymerase III subunit alpha — encoded protein: MKKFVSLFNTTEYTFLDSLIRVEDLVVRSSQAGLPAVVLSDKDSMFGLGVFLESCQKVNIKPIVGVDLGVGMYRFILLAKNHAGFVKINELILQKSQGNEIEPEQINDPNIFVLDHPTKGYFALTGYNGYIAGSNYFVHSEDATIHNAIYLRENKIMNVEDNETLNILQKLGDHPTTTQTHNYFDDLSINSVLIDRIHNIIEQCNFELPPKKLNLAIFNDNDSKTNEKLFLKLIHKGIKRVFNELPKDKDVWYSRLKMEFDTIKKLGFIDYFLIIQDLVQWAKERNISVGPGRGSGAGSLIAYLLNITTINPLKYDLLFERFLNPERVSWPDIDIDIQDDRRGEVFDYVVNKYGYQKTALITTFQKILAKTAIRDTGRILGISLVELNQISAAIGECKTLDEALKTNLKFQLLIEKYPLLLHHALKIEGLPRQVGYHPAGIIISQDNISKYSPVSQSNIGTQQTQLTMEYIESFGMLKIDLLGLKTLTELQYIEQDLPTKYHFENILANDPYKKLLNDPKTFERLNHGLTQGIFQLESDGMKKTISKVKINTFHDLYAIISLFRPGPERYISNYAENKENPENIQKIHPKYDAILESTYGIMVYQEQIMQIAQQVAGMSFANADFLRRAISKKNEDEIKKYKDEFYRGALKNGLNQSQIQLVFSNIERFAQYGFNKSHAVSYAFLTMKMAYYKTYFPMHFYSALITNMRGDQKKISDYVSEMRRLNINVFSPEIIHSSSQCIVKNNSMYLPFDLIKGFGSEGVNKIIKCKEENSDFGANLNDTLLQLKFAGLGDSALITLIKANVFRNFGHIKFIENAFKTLQDCYKLVSNLDWQSARQKLNSMGYLTLQHDEVSRDINYEAQSEAQLLGSIYNAFLTSPYEQDYVYKLNNIPVGQTVYVPVQLGARKILRGKSYFVMELVDSSGQITVFPKDSEMDKYSPIRVGEVFEAALKRTQRSIKLVDYKFINK